The Stenotrophomonas rhizophila genome has a window encoding:
- a CDS encoding DUF1439 domain-containing protein, whose translation MTLRPLLTRFAACTVLIAAAVGAQAAPSISGRELSVGATDVQQYLDGSFPRTQDALGGLIAMTMSHPKLTLPQGNRLDLGFDVALATAGGAPAPLGKVKLSSGLRYDAQTQGFHLDQPTVDDFTPANNGGRLDSRTRELLNAFLVDYARREPIYKIDPTVGAMLGALQVQSAQVQNGKLVVTFNQDLGTLVPAGVLGR comes from the coding sequence ATGACGCTACGCCCCCTGTTGACCCGCTTCGCCGCCTGCACCGTCCTCATTGCTGCCGCCGTCGGCGCACAAGCCGCGCCGAGCATTTCCGGCCGCGAACTGTCTGTCGGTGCCACGGACGTCCAGCAGTATCTGGACGGCAGCTTCCCGCGCACCCAGGACGCCCTCGGTGGCCTGATCGCGATGACCATGAGCCACCCCAAGCTGACCCTGCCGCAGGGCAACCGCCTCGACCTGGGCTTTGACGTGGCACTGGCGACTGCCGGCGGTGCGCCCGCGCCGCTGGGCAAGGTCAAGCTGAGCAGCGGCCTGCGCTACGACGCGCAGACCCAGGGTTTCCACCTGGACCAGCCGACCGTGGACGACTTCACCCCCGCGAACAACGGCGGCAGGCTCGACTCGCGCACCCGCGAGCTGCTCAACGCGTTCCTGGTCGACTACGCCCGCCGTGAGCCAATCTACAAGATCGACCCGACCGTCGGCGCGATGCTTGGCGCGCTGCAGGTGCAGTCGGCCCAGGTGCAGAACGGCAAGCTGGTGGTCACCTTCAACCAGGACCTCGGCACGCTGGTCCCCGCCGGCGTCCTCGGCCGGTAA
- a CDS encoding DUF3861 family protein, producing MASPSQRYRITITPIEKDGLQCSGRCTIELEHRAQQDWMRLLEVARRQTGLAGDERAAAIVATQLLQDLAARYAEQPAHPLTTLQPQLGQVLDALDAIQRAP from the coding sequence ATGGCCAGCCCCTCGCAACGCTATCGCATCACCATCACCCCGATCGAAAAGGACGGGCTGCAGTGCAGCGGACGCTGCACCATTGAACTGGAACATCGCGCGCAGCAGGACTGGATGCGCCTGCTGGAGGTCGCCCGGCGGCAGACCGGGCTGGCCGGTGACGAGCGCGCCGCGGCGATCGTCGCCACCCAGCTGCTGCAGGACCTGGCCGCGCGCTACGCCGAACAGCCTGCGCATCCACTCACAACCCTGCAGCCGCAGCTGGGTCAGGTGCTCGACGCCCTGGATGCAATCCAGCGCGCCCCCTGA